AAAGCAAAAATCCTATGATGAACGGGTGTGGTCTAATCTAGAAAATAACACAGTACAGTCGGCGGTACAGTCGGCGCGACCGCCGACTGCACGTAATTACCAGAGAAATGGACAATTTTGGGAATGCAAAAAATTCCGGGTGCCCAATGCGAAGTCGGCAAGACTTGCCGATTTACCCAATGGGTGGTCTATCGTAAATATGAGCTGGTGCGTGATCAGCCAGACAAGTGTGCCGGTTTTTAAATAGGgtcttttttgcataaatatttttttaaatattagatTGTGTAtctttctaaaattaatatttacgtATATGGCCTcctaaatacttattttgctattctactttttttttttttttgcatatgtattCACGCCATCTAATATCGTTAAAAAAGTaacggttttaaattaaaatgtctAAAGTATTCTTAATAGGTAAATGTGTAAAAAGCAATATTTATAAGACGATCGTAATGGaagacaaaaaagtaatttctaaattttatttttttaattaaaataaatatagtttttattaacggcgttagaagaaccgttatattagaagcatttgtgcaaaatagtgttttatgagggtacagaaataaatataaattttaagagaatattcacacaaatttaaatttttttgaatggTATTCATGTATAAAATCCTTTTTAATATATACCAATATTCAAGCACGTGCAATGTatgtttaaaaaataatatataatattataaatgaaattacaaaataaatattaaagatAATTAGTTGACTATTTTATCTACTCTTACAAATACAGTAATTCAATAATTTCTCATCCATCagtatttctattttttgtaatttgtttactctaataaatttttataagtttattatggtatttctctatttcttagcaatgtgattttaaatattttatttatttattctgacAAAATACCAGTGAGGAAAAAACATACTCTAAATTTTCAATGTTGGTTGATTCATCGCTGTTAAATTTTAGTGAAGTcatgaagttagaaagaaaggaacattattttttgtttaagCAACTATTCTAAGATTGTTAAGATCCCATTAAGTTGTGGCCCATATTGACAAATGGcgtcaatatggtccaagtgggagaataTTGGATCCTATTTAATTAAACCCTGATTCCATTTAATTAGAACCTACATTTGACAAATGTCTCTTGAATTTCATAAATTCTGATGATTTTGAGGGCATTAGGGTAATTTCACATCAATGAAGGGTTACCTTGATGGGGGGTGATACTTCATGGGTGTAACCACCTGCGGCATGGTCCTtggagagggctataaatagcATGTTAGACCCCTTCTCTAATACATGCATTAAGAGATATTTCGCTAATCTCTGTTCAGATCAGAGCTGTTTTCGATTCGGTTGATCGCGATCGCGGATCTGCACGCATCTCAGAGTTCAAGATGAATTTAGCGAGTCAAGAtatgatttataattcattaagatTAATTATTTCATTACAGATATCATTAGGATGGTAACTTGCTAATCTTTTGTTTCAGCAACGTTTTGTTATTAGAGATATACATCCATAAGTTATGCTGAAAGCTGTGGGTTCTAAAAATTCTACCTTTTTCTAGGTTATGCTTTGAACTTCGGCTGCCGGAGGATGGTGGGGGTTAAGCAATGGATGATGGAATAGAAAGATGGTAATGTCACCATTGATGAGAAGCTTATCTGGATTTAGATTCTGGGGCTCGTATTTCAAATTCTGCAAGATCAGACCAAATACCAGATATAGATCCCTCCCTTGTATACACAATTTTCTCTCTTGATGGCAGCATCAAAGTGTTTCGAATTCATTCATAAAAAATTACCGTCCAAATTATTTGGAACTGCTCTTTACCCTTCCGCTTGGTTGTAGTAGAATtgatatatatagaaaaataaagaaacattaCAAAAACGCTTGTTTTAGTTGGCATTTTCATAACCCTAAAAAAGTTTGATGAAAGCATGTATTCCCTATTTTTGTAAAGCCTATCTTGCACAGAGTCAGGTTCCATGCTTAATTGTTTTGGTTAGAATCAAAAAGATTTTCATCACAATATGATACCAGAGAAGCCATCATTGAAGGATTCACTGGCTAATCGAACTAAACTGCGTTTACTTAGTCTCCTACTATATTTAAAGAGAATTCCTACTATATTTAATGAGAATTTTGGAGAGTCCATCTCTGGTTCAATGGTTTCATGTGATCGCACTTGGGCAAAGATAAGGATTAAGCGAGCAGTTAAGAGACTTCCAAAAGAAAAGTCACCACTTccacaaaacaaaaaaagtcCATATTTATTAGAGTTCCATCAAAAACTTAAGAGAAATTTACTTTAAATGAGCTTTTCACGTATATTACAGGTGCTATCTGATCCTTCAAAAATTGATGCAACTTGAGATAATTCACAAAACAAAAATGTACACTTGAACGACAGAGCCACAGAGCTCTGTTGCTCAATCTCCTGAACTCTCACAAGAACTTCCAAGGTTCGGCACAATGTCATGAACTGACAGCCTGATCACATGTGAAGCTGATAATCCTGATATCTCTATGCACTCTTCCAAGTCTGCATCACAAGCCAGCATGACCCACTCATGATCATCATCCAGATACTTGATATCAAATGTGCCCACTTCAAGTTTCAGCCTCTTTGCAACTTCATCTTTCAATGCACTGATGCCAGCAGTGATTTGCAATCGAAATCTAATTATATCTTCTTTGTAACTTGCCTTGATGGTAACCGTTTTCATTTCGTGCATGACCATGGGAGGCAATGGATCAGCAGCCATTGCATGTTCATCTTCACAACCCTCCCCTGCATCACTGCAGAGATTTTTCAAATCTTTTGAGCTTCCTGAATCTTCAATCAGCATCCTAGAAAGCCGCGGCTGAGGCTCTGCCACATTAACGCCAGGCATCAAGCATATTGAAGGcaggtttggaccaccagcataTTGTAGTGTGAACTCCAAAGGATCAGTAACAACTGTTCCTTGTTTCAAGTTGGAGAGAGGAGATGCATTATCCCAAAAGGTTTTATTGACCGGACATCCATGACATGAACCTTGGGAAGCAGGGGTCTCTACGCTCCCTTCTGAAGAACTTTTTGTTTTCGAACAAGGAGAGTCTTTACCAGGTTCTGCCTTTGGACTGGGAAGACCATGACCAAGTTCTAGTTGAGCCAAAAGTTTGTCATGCTGATCATCTCTTTCGGGTGTTTTATGTGGTGATGAAACATTATCTTTCACAGCACCTTTGCTCtctttagattcatccaaattaaCAGACCAAGAGATGGAACCAACAGTAACAGGAAGAGGACATGCAAGAGAAGACAAATTAAATGCTCCTTCTGCACCTTGAACTGACTCCATCACTCGTTTCAGCTTGGAAAGAGAGCGGTTAAGCTTGTTGATCTTACGAGATGGCCATCTGGAAATCCCGTGTTGCCTACAGATGCGCTTCATTGTAGTGGGACAAACTGTGAACCCAGAAAACCTATGGTTACAGATGGATACAGCTTTATAATTAAATTGGAAAGATGCTAGGGGAAGAATACCAGTTTAtaggtggtggtggtgcaagtggCGGTGGTGATTGTGGCAAATATAAAGAACAGCAAGTGGAGGCAAATTATTTTAGCTACTACAAATCCATATATATATTGCCTGCATGCACAAAAATAAGAATGAACACATAAGCAAGATTGCAGGCATCAGTTTATCTCACCTCCAAGACTCTTTGCAGCATCTTTCAGACTCCCAGAGAAGTATTGTTGGAGAACCTCTAAACTGAACGATTTCTCTGCTTTGCCACTCTTTTCTGGAGCTCCATTGTTTTTGTTGCTCAATAAAGAACTAGATGCCCCACCAATACCTGAGACAAAATGTATGTTGCTGGCCCTCTCAGCATTTGCATGTGGAGGCAAATGTTGCTTAAGTGCATCGGAAGTTGCATTTCCCTCATTCTGTGAATCATCATGGCCCTCAGGGATATGAGTTTCAGGGGATGTATGAACATAAGCGTCACAATTTTGACTGCAGATATGTTTAGGTTCACATCCATGATTCTCATATGCAAACATGTCAATGACTTCAAAAGATATTCCTTCTTGGAGATCTAAATCACTAACAACTTTCAAGCTGCGAAAACAATTTTTCATCAAGGTTGAAATAGAGTCTAATAAAGCCCGTTGCTCAACAGGATTCTTGCAGTCTTGTGGAAGGAAGAACTCCACTATGTAATCATCATCTCCTGAATGAGTACTTTGTAAGCATATGGCAAGACAGCCAACCAATCCAAACATCCAAGCATAGTGTACAAGGGGGTACTCACTCTTACAGAACTTGGCAACGTCTTCTGCAAAACATGGCCTCCGTAATGCAAATGCCCTGCCAGCAACTCCTTGCCCAATTTGTAAATGATGTTCTACACAAGCTTCCCTAAATCCCCACATGTGAGCATCAATAACATAAAATGCAATATCAGTTGCTGACATGCACACCTGTCCCATGCAACTTCCATCAAAGCTTGAACAATTTTTTTTCAGACCACCACCATGTGTTAGGATGGTACCATGCTTGCATGGAACCCAGGTCTGAGCCAGAGGTAACTTTTGTGCTTCACAAACAACAGTTAGTA
This portion of the Phoenix dactylifera cultivar Barhee BC4 chromosome 11, palm_55x_up_171113_PBpolish2nd_filt_p, whole genome shotgun sequence genome encodes:
- the LOC103719014 gene encoding protein NLP3, with amino-acid sequence MPEAGDEKPQDADPAALSRELMDLDLYLDGSPGSFDPIAILSSPPSSFLLSSSSPFPSLTQLSFPPPPSPLSIFEDGAAEISSSLADCPRFIDANADATHGNVNANSSKARQLPMSAMKENSDASCVIKERMMQALRYFKESTDQHVLVQVWAPVKKGDQCFLTTSGQPFVLDPRSTGLLQYRTVSLTYIFSVDEDSGGYLGLPGRVYRYRLPEWTPSVQYYSSKEYLRLAHALNYNVQGTLALPVFEPSDQSCVGVVELVMTSQKINYSHEVDIVCKALQTVNLKSSEILDHPNIQISNEGRQAALAEILEILTVVCEAQKLPLAQTWVPCKHGTILTHGGGLKKNCSSFDGSCMGQVCMSATDIAFYVIDAHMWGFREACVEHHLQIGQGVAGRAFALRRPCFAEDVAKFCKSEYPLVHYAWMFGLVGCLAICLQSTHSGDDDYIVEFFLPQDCKNPVEQRALLDSISTLMKNCFRSLKVVSDLDLQEGISFEVIDMFAYENHGCEPKHICSQNCDAYVHTSPETHIPEGHDDSQNEGNATSDALKQHLPPHANAERASNIHFVSGIGGASSSLLSNKNNGAPEKSGKAEKSFSLEVLQQYFSGSLKDAAKSLGVCPTTMKRICRQHGISRWPSRKINKLNRSLSKLKRVMESVQGAEGAFNLSSLACPLPVTVGSISWSVNLDESKESKGAVKDNVSSPHKTPERDDQHDKLLAQLELGHGLPSPKAEPGKDSPCSKTKSSSEGSVETPASQGSCHGCPVNKTFWDNASPLSNLKQGTVVTDPLEFTLQYAGGPNLPSICLMPGVNVAEPQPRLSRMLIEDSGSSKDLKNLCSDAGEGCEDEHAMAADPLPPMVMHEMKTVTIKASYKEDIIRFRLQITAGISALKDEVAKRLKLEVGTFDIKYLDDDHEWVMLACDADLEECIEISGLSASHVIRLSVHDIVPNLGSSCESSGD